A part of Streptomyces sp. NBC_01451 genomic DNA contains:
- the lepB gene encoding signal peptidase I produces the protein MSSTTARTDEGHGRLGSKLSGLAMALGCVLFLGGFVWGAILYRPYTVPTDSMSPTIVAGDRVLAQRVDGDEIKRGDVVVFRQASWGDMPLVKRVVAVGGDTVSCCTDGKLVVNGKQIQESYLRKGQLAELTGIPSITVPKGRLFLLGDERTGSLDSTAHLTEAFNGTVDRSGVEARVDAVVWPMNGMLARPTGFESLGGLSTPGPLRLLTVAIVVGGVLVLGGGAYGAIADRAAKKRRSAVVAEPAGAR, from the coding sequence ATGAGCAGCACGACGGCACGTACGGACGAGGGCCATGGACGGCTCGGCAGCAAGCTGTCGGGACTGGCCATGGCCCTCGGCTGTGTGCTCTTCCTCGGCGGTTTCGTCTGGGGCGCGATCCTCTACCGGCCGTACACCGTGCCGACGGACTCCATGTCGCCCACCATCGTGGCCGGTGACCGGGTGCTGGCCCAGCGGGTCGACGGCGACGAGATCAAGCGCGGTGACGTCGTGGTCTTCAGGCAGGCGAGTTGGGGCGACATGCCCCTGGTCAAGCGGGTCGTGGCCGTGGGCGGCGACACGGTCTCCTGCTGCACGGACGGCAAGCTGGTCGTCAACGGCAAGCAGATCCAGGAGTCCTACCTGCGCAAGGGCCAGCTCGCCGAGCTGACCGGCATCCCGTCGATCACGGTCCCCAAGGGACGCCTGTTCCTGCTCGGCGACGAACGCACCGGCTCCCTGGACTCCACGGCCCACCTGACGGAGGCCTTCAACGGCACGGTGGACCGCAGCGGGGTGGAGGCCCGCGTCGACGCGGTGGTGTGGCCCATGAACGGCATGCTGGCCCGTCCCACGGGCTTCGAATCGCTGGGGGGCCTGTCCACGCCGGGTCCGCTGCGGCTGCTCACCGTCGCGATCGTGGTGGGCGGGGTGCTCGTCCTGGGCGGCGGTGCCTACGGGGCGATCGCCGACCGGGCGGCGAAGAAGCGGCGCTCTGCCGTGGTGGCGGAGCCTGCCGGTGCCCGCTGA
- the lepB gene encoding signal peptidase I, protein MGDLAVGARSGQDGPEEQRPAEPVPPAAEDTVPAESDSGAPGLVGSGSGSSGTGSGDSGDDTARDLDESGHKPRKQRSFWKELPLLIGIALVLALLIKTFLVQAFSIPSDSMQHTLEQGDRVLVDKLTPWFGSEPERGEVVVFHDPADWLAGEPTVEPNPVQRVLGWIGLMPSANEKDLIKRVIGVGGDTIECNGTGPLKVNGKALDEPYVYAGNTPCSVDDQGGQFKVTVPTGKIWVMGDHRQNSLDSRYHQEDKNAGFVPVDNVVGRAIVVAWPPTRWDTLPIPDTFDQNLSAAAPGALGLAGAVPLVLWRRRRAGGRPAAPVTVGNSGVPGSGTAG, encoded by the coding sequence GTGGGGGATTTGGCGGTCGGCGCACGGTCCGGACAGGACGGCCCCGAGGAACAGCGCCCCGCGGAGCCGGTTCCACCGGCCGCAGAGGACACCGTCCCCGCCGAGAGTGACTCCGGGGCCCCAGGGCTTGTCGGCAGCGGCTCAGGGTCCTCCGGGACGGGCAGCGGGGACTCCGGGGACGACACGGCGCGGGACCTCGACGAGTCCGGCCACAAGCCCAGGAAGCAGCGCTCCTTCTGGAAGGAGTTGCCGCTGCTCATCGGCATCGCGCTGGTGCTCGCGCTGCTGATCAAGACCTTCCTCGTCCAGGCGTTCTCCATCCCCTCGGACTCCATGCAGCACACGCTGGAGCAGGGCGACCGGGTCCTGGTCGACAAGCTCACCCCGTGGTTCGGCTCCGAGCCCGAGCGCGGTGAGGTCGTCGTCTTCCACGATCCCGCCGACTGGCTGGCCGGCGAGCCGACCGTCGAACCGAACCCCGTGCAGCGGGTCCTCGGCTGGATCGGCCTGATGCCGTCCGCCAACGAGAAGGACCTCATCAAGCGCGTCATCGGCGTCGGCGGCGACACCATCGAGTGCAACGGGACGGGCCCGCTGAAGGTCAACGGCAAGGCGCTCGACGAGCCCTACGTGTACGCGGGCAACACCCCGTGCAGCGTCGACGACCAGGGCGGCCAGTTCAAGGTGACGGTACCCACGGGCAAAATCTGGGTCATGGGTGACCACCGGCAGAACTCGCTGGACTCCCGGTACCACCAGGAGGACAAGAACGCGGGCTTCGTCCCCGTGGACAACGTGGTGGGCCGCGCCATCGTGGTCGCCTGGCCGCCCACCCGCTGGGACACGCTGCCGATTCCCGACACGTTCGACCAGAACCTGAGCGCCGCCGCTCCGGGCGCGCTGGGCCTCGCGGGCGCCGTCCCGCTGGTCCTGTGGCGCAGGCGTCGCGCGGGCGGTCGTCCTGCCGCTCCCGTTACCGTCGGAAACTCCGGTGTTCCCGGGTCGGGTACCGCCGGGTAG
- the lepB gene encoding signal peptidase I codes for MGNRGKPRGAPSTVADQLLPTGSRRASGAAARPGRAERRKLQRKVKRRRRRSAVKEIPLLVGVAVLIALVLKTFLVQAFVIPSGSMENTIQIGDRVLVDKFTPWFGSKPQRGDVVVFKDPGGWLDDEPTTAKSEDPIVVKQVKQGLTFIGLLPSDNEKDLIKRVVAVGGDTVKCCDSEGRVTVNGMPLNETTYIHPGNKPSSFTFEVKVPEGRLFVMGDHRANSADSRYHRTEAYSGTVSESSVVGRAMVIAWPFGHWTQLEEPDTFSSVPGGSATALGSSHRVASADRYGSIPLPTPAELPLVMGVVGLRRIRRRRRFGVRSGRGGFGGRRTVRTGRPRGTAPRGAGSTGRRGHRPRRE; via the coding sequence ATGGGTAATCGCGGCAAACCGCGCGGCGCTCCCAGCACCGTCGCAGACCAACTGCTGCCCACCGGCTCGCGCCGGGCCTCCGGTGCCGCCGCAAGGCCGGGACGGGCCGAGCGGCGCAAGCTCCAGCGCAAGGTCAAGCGGCGCAGACGGCGCTCGGCCGTCAAGGAGATACCCCTCCTGGTCGGTGTCGCGGTCCTCATCGCGCTGGTCCTGAAGACCTTCCTCGTGCAGGCGTTCGTCATCCCGTCGGGTTCGATGGAGAACACGATCCAGATCGGCGACCGGGTCCTCGTGGACAAGTTCACCCCCTGGTTCGGCTCCAAGCCCCAGCGCGGCGACGTCGTCGTCTTCAAGGACCCCGGCGGCTGGCTCGACGACGAGCCGACCACCGCGAAGAGCGAGGACCCCATCGTCGTCAAGCAGGTCAAGCAGGGGCTCACCTTCATCGGCCTGCTGCCCTCGGACAACGAGAAGGACCTCATCAAGCGGGTCGTCGCGGTCGGCGGCGACACCGTCAAGTGCTGTGACTCCGAGGGCCGCGTGACCGTCAACGGCATGCCGCTCAACGAGACGACCTACATCCACCCCGGCAACAAGCCGTCCTCGTTCACCTTCGAGGTGAAGGTTCCCGAGGGACGCCTCTTCGTCATGGGCGACCACCGGGCCAACTCCGCCGACTCCCGCTACCACCGCACCGAGGCGTACAGCGGCACCGTGTCCGAGAGTTCCGTCGTGGGCCGGGCCATGGTCATCGCCTGGCCGTTCGGCCACTGGACCCAGCTGGAGGAGCCGGACACGTTCTCCTCGGTGCCGGGTGGGTCGGCCACCGCCCTCGGCTCGTCGCATAGGGTGGCTTCCGCGGATCGGTATGGATCGATCCCGCTCCCGACCCCTGCGGAACTCCCGCTCGTTATGGGAGTGGTGGGCCTGCGTCGCATCCGGCGCAGGCGGCGGTTCGGAGTGAGGAGTGGACGTGGGGGATTTGGCGGTCGGCGCACGGTCCGGACAGGACGGCCCCGAGGAACAGCGCCCCGCGGAGCCGGTTCCACCGGCCGCAGAGGACACCGTCCCCGCCGAGAGTGA
- the lepB gene encoding signal peptidase I, with product MDTEAQPTERDRSSRPARSEEISDTEGPEDRSRFALVSRAAEWLPGGRFTLTVLVFLLFLLLFSRFVIQPFEIPSRSMEGGLRIGDRVLVNKFAYRFGAEPQRGDVVVFDGTGYFGHADYIKRVVGVGRDHVLCCDKEGRIEVNGRSVDESTFLYPGDSPSTVSFDVVVPEGALFLLGDHRSDSSDSRDHLGSPGGGMVPVGRVIGRADWIGWPSEHWTRLHRPGAYARVPAADGVHG from the coding sequence ATGGACACCGAAGCACAGCCGACGGAGCGCGACCGCTCCTCCCGCCCTGCTCGATCCGAGGAGATCTCGGACACCGAGGGGCCGGAGGACCGGTCGCGTTTTGCGTTGGTGTCCAGGGCGGCCGAGTGGCTCCCGGGCGGAAGGTTCACCCTGACCGTGCTGGTTTTTCTGCTGTTTCTGCTCCTCTTCAGCAGGTTCGTCATCCAGCCGTTCGAAATTCCCAGCCGCTCGATGGAGGGCGGATTGAGGATCGGGGACCGCGTTCTCGTAAATAAGTTCGCGTACCGTTTCGGTGCCGAGCCGCAGCGCGGTGACGTCGTCGTGTTCGACGGAACCGGCTACTTCGGGCACGCCGACTACATCAAGCGCGTTGTGGGTGTGGGGAGAGACCACGTGCTCTGCTGCGACAAGGAGGGGAGAATCGAGGTGAACGGCCGGTCGGTCGACGAGTCGACGTTCCTTTACCCCGGTGACAGCCCGTCCACGGTGTCCTTCGACGTGGTGGTGCCCGAGGGCGCGCTCTTCCTCCTGGGAGACCACCGCAGCGACTCCAGCGACTCCCGCGACCATCTGGGTTCGCCGGGCGGCGGCATGGTTCCCGTCGGCAGAGTGATCGGCCGGGCCGACTGGATCGGCTGGCCCAGCGAGCACTGGACCCGTCTGCACCGACCCGGCGCGTACGCGCGTGTGCCCGCCGCGGACGGTGTCCATGGGTAA
- the rplS gene encoding 50S ribosomal protein L19, whose product MSHLLDSVDSASLRTDIPAFRPGDTVNVHVRVIEGNRSRVQQFKGVVIRRQGAGVRETFTVRKVSFSVGVERTFPVHTPIVEKIELVTRGDVRRAKLYYLRELRGKAAKIKEKRDN is encoded by the coding sequence ATGTCTCACCTGCTCGACTCCGTCGACTCCGCGTCGCTGCGCACCGACATCCCGGCCTTCCGCCCGGGTGACACCGTCAACGTCCACGTCCGCGTCATCGAGGGCAACCGCTCCCGTGTGCAGCAGTTCAAGGGCGTGGTCATCCGCCGCCAGGGCGCCGGTGTCCGTGAGACCTTCACGGTCCGCAAGGTCTCGTTCTCCGTCGGCGTGGAGCGCACCTTCCCGGTGCACACCCCGATCGTCGAGAAGATCGAGCTGGTCACGCGTGGTGACGTGCGTCGCGCCAAGCTGTACTACCTCCGTGAGCTGCGCGGCAAGGCCGCGAAGATCAAGGAGAAGCGCGACAACTGA
- the trmD gene encoding tRNA (guanosine(37)-N1)-methyltransferase TrmD, translated as MRLDVVTIFPEYLEPLNVSLVGKARTRGQLNVHVHHLRDWTYDRHNKVDDTPYGGGPGMVMKTDPWGDALDDVLADGYEAGSRTPALVVPTPSGRPFTQALAVELSERPWLVFTPARYEGIDRRVIDEYATRMPVYEVSIGDYVLAGGEAAVLVITEAVARLLPGVLGNAESHRDDSFAPGAMANLLEGPVFTKPPQWRGREIPDVLLSGHHGKIARWRRDEALRRTAANRPDLIEQTAASAFDKKDRETLSIMGWHPSADGRFWRRPTGVEE; from the coding sequence ATGCGTCTCGACGTCGTCACGATCTTCCCCGAGTACCTCGAACCCCTGAACGTCTCGCTCGTCGGCAAGGCACGCACGCGTGGACAGCTGAATGTGCACGTGCATCATCTTCGGGACTGGACGTACGACCGCCACAACAAGGTCGACGACACGCCCTACGGCGGCGGCCCGGGAATGGTCATGAAGACCGACCCCTGGGGCGACGCCCTGGACGACGTACTCGCCGACGGATACGAGGCCGGCTCCCGGACACCCGCACTGGTCGTGCCCACGCCCAGCGGCCGGCCCTTCACCCAGGCACTCGCCGTCGAACTGTCCGAGCGCCCCTGGCTGGTGTTCACACCCGCCCGCTACGAGGGCATCGACCGGCGTGTCATCGACGAGTACGCCACGCGGATGCCGGTGTACGAGGTGTCCATCGGCGACTACGTGCTCGCCGGCGGGGAAGCGGCCGTACTGGTGATCACCGAGGCCGTGGCGCGACTGCTGCCCGGGGTCCTCGGCAACGCCGAGTCGCACCGGGACGACTCCTTCGCGCCGGGTGCCATGGCCAACCTCCTGGAGGGGCCCGTCTTCACCAAGCCGCCCCAGTGGCGTGGCCGGGAGATCCCCGACGTGCTGCTCAGCGGCCACCACGGAAAGATCGCGCGCTGGCGCCGGGACGAGGCGCTGCGCCGTACGGCGGCCAACCGGCCCGACCTGATCGAACAGACCGCGGCGTCGGCCTTCGACAAGAAGGACCGCGAAACGCTCTCCATCATGGGGTGGCATCCGTCAGCCGACGGCCGATTTTGGCGTAGGCCGACGGGCGTGGAAGAATAG
- the rimM gene encoding ribosome maturation factor RimM (Essential for efficient processing of 16S rRNA) yields MQLVVARVGRAHGIKGEVTVEVRTDEPELRLGPGAVLATDPATAGPLTIETGRVHSGRLLLRFEGVRDRTGAEALRNILLIADVDPEELPEGEDEYYDHQLMDLDVVLVDGTEIGRITEISHLPSQDLFVVERPDGSEVYIPFVQEIVVEIDLEEQRAVIDPPPGLIDDQAEVVSSREDEDSSGADA; encoded by the coding sequence GTGCAGCTCGTAGTCGCGCGTGTGGGCCGCGCCCACGGCATCAAGGGCGAGGTCACCGTCGAGGTCCGTACCGACGAGCCGGAACTGCGGCTCGGTCCGGGTGCCGTCCTGGCCACCGACCCCGCCACGGCGGGCCCGCTGACCATCGAGACCGGCCGCGTCCACAGCGGCCGGCTTCTGCTGCGCTTCGAGGGCGTACGCGACCGGACCGGCGCCGAGGCCCTCCGCAACATCCTGCTGATCGCCGACGTCGACCCCGAGGAACTGCCCGAGGGCGAGGACGAGTACTACGACCACCAGCTGATGGACCTGGACGTGGTCCTGGTCGACGGCACCGAGATCGGGCGCATCACCGAGATCTCGCACCTGCCCTCCCAGGACCTGTTCGTCGTGGAGCGCCCCGACGGCAGCGAGGTGTACATCCCCTTCGTCCAGGAGATCGTCGTGGAGATCGACCTGGAGGAGCAGCGGGCGGTCATCGACCCGCCGCCGGGCCTGATCGACGACCAGGCGGAAGTCGTCTCTTCCCGGGAAGACGAAGACTCCTCGGGAGCCGACGCCTGA
- a CDS encoding RNA-binding protein — protein sequence MLEEALEHLVKGIVDNPDEVQVASRELRRGRVLEVRVHPDDLGKVIGRNGRTARALRTVVGAIGGRGVRVDLVDVDQVR from the coding sequence ATGCTCGAGGAGGCTCTCGAGCACCTCGTGAAGGGCATCGTCGACAACCCCGACGAAGTGCAGGTCGCCTCGCGCGAGCTGCGTCGTGGGCGCGTTCTGGAGGTCAGGGTTCACCCAGACGACCTCGGTAAGGTGATCGGCCGCAACGGCCGTACCGCGCGTGCCCTGCGAACCGTCGTGGGTGCCATCGGCGGACGCGGTGTCCGTGTCGACCTCGTCGACGTGGACCAGGTTCGCTGA
- the rpsP gene encoding 30S ribosomal protein S16, with the protein MAVKIKLKRLGKIRSPHYRIVVADSRTRRDGRAIEEIGLYHPVQNPSRIEVDTERAQYWLGVGAQPTEPVLAILKLTGDWQKFKGLPAPAPLLVAAPKPARPLFEALGGDNEGKGEAITQKKKAEKKDEAPAESSAAAPTEA; encoded by the coding sequence GTGGCAGTCAAGATCAAGCTGAAGCGTCTGGGCAAGATCCGTTCGCCTCACTACCGCATCGTCGTCGCCGACTCCCGTACCCGCCGTGATGGCCGGGCCATCGAGGAGATCGGCCTGTACCACCCGGTGCAGAACCCCTCGCGCATCGAGGTCGACACCGAGCGTGCGCAGTACTGGCTGGGTGTCGGCGCGCAGCCGACCGAGCCGGTTCTCGCCATCCTCAAGCTGACCGGCGACTGGCAGAAGTTCAAGGGCCTGCCGGCCCCGGCTCCGCTGCTCGTGGCCGCTCCGAAGCCCGCCCGTCCGCTGTTCGAGGCCCTGGGCGGCGACAACGAGGGCAAGGGTGAGGCCATCACCCAGAAGAAGAAGGCCGAGAAGAAGGACGAGGCTCCGGCCGAGTCCTCTGCGGCTGCGCCGACCGAGGCCTGA
- the proS gene encoding proline--tRNA ligase, which yields MAKAPVLTPQAIDFPRWYQDLVAKAELADNGPVRGTMVIRPYGYGLWERMQAEMDTRIKETGAQNAYFPLLIPQSYFAKEAEHVEGFAPELAVVTHGGGKELEEPAVVRPTSEMIINDYFSKWVQSYRDLPLLINQWANVVRWELRPRLFLRTSEFLWQEGHTAHATQEDARDFAAHIHRNVYEDFMVNVLAMDTVPGRKTVKERFAGAINTLTLEGMMGDGKALQMATSHELGQNFAKAFNTRYLSREGRQELVWQTSWGSTTRMIGALVMAHGDDNGLRIPPRLAAIQAVVVAIKGDEAVLAKVREIGDRLKAAGVRVHVDDRTDVPFGRRAVDWELKGVPVRVEVGPRDLESGTAMLVRRIPGGKEPVAFDALVRLLPTVLEEDQALLLAQSRERRESRTSDVSTFEEAVEAATAGRWARVPWAVLGENGEARLGEHAVTVRCLVAADGSVPETDDARGNVAIVARAY from the coding sequence ATGGCAAAGGCACCCGTACTCACGCCTCAGGCAATTGACTTCCCCCGCTGGTACCAGGATCTGGTCGCCAAGGCCGAGCTGGCCGACAACGGTCCGGTGCGGGGCACCATGGTCATCCGACCGTACGGGTACGGGCTGTGGGAGCGGATGCAGGCCGAGATGGACACGCGGATCAAGGAGACGGGCGCGCAGAACGCCTACTTCCCCCTGCTGATCCCGCAGTCGTACTTCGCCAAGGAGGCCGAGCACGTCGAGGGTTTCGCGCCTGAACTGGCCGTGGTCACGCACGGCGGCGGCAAGGAGCTCGAAGAGCCCGCGGTGGTCCGCCCCACCTCCGAGATGATCATCAACGACTACTTCTCGAAGTGGGTGCAGAGCTACCGCGACCTGCCCCTGCTGATCAACCAGTGGGCGAACGTGGTGCGTTGGGAACTGCGCCCCCGGCTCTTCCTCCGCACGAGCGAGTTCCTGTGGCAGGAGGGCCACACCGCGCACGCCACCCAGGAGGACGCCCGCGACTTCGCCGCGCACATCCACCGGAACGTCTACGAGGACTTCATGGTCAACGTCCTGGCGATGGACACCGTTCCCGGCCGCAAGACGGTCAAGGAGCGCTTCGCCGGCGCCATCAACACCCTCACCCTCGAAGGCATGATGGGCGACGGCAAGGCCCTCCAGATGGCCACCAGCCATGAGTTGGGCCAGAACTTCGCCAAGGCCTTCAACACCCGCTACCTGTCGAGGGAAGGCAGGCAGGAACTCGTCTGGCAGACGTCTTGGGGCTCGACGACCCGCATGATCGGCGCCCTGGTGATGGCACACGGCGACGACAACGGCCTGCGGATCCCCCCGCGCCTCGCCGCGATCCAGGCCGTGGTCGTCGCGATCAAGGGCGACGAGGCGGTTCTGGCCAAGGTCCGCGAGATCGGCGACCGGCTGAAGGCGGCGGGCGTACGCGTACACGTGGACGACCGCACGGACGTGCCCTTCGGCCGCCGCGCCGTCGACTGGGAGCTCAAGGGCGTACCGGTACGCGTCGAGGTCGGCCCCCGTGACCTGGAGAGCGGCACGGCGATGCTCGTCCGCCGCATCCCGGGCGGCAAGGAACCGGTGGCCTTCGACGCGCTCGTACGGCTGCTGCCCACCGTCCTCGAAGAGGACCAGGCGCTGCTGCTGGCCCAGTCGCGCGAGCGCCGGGAGTCCCGGACCTCGGACGTGTCGACGTTCGAGGAGGCCGTCGAGGCGGCGACCGCCGGTCGCTGGGCGCGCGTCCCCTGGGCGGTGCTCGGCGAAAACGGCGAGGCCAGGCTCGGTGAGCACGCGGTGACCGTACGCTGTCTGGTCGCGGCGGACGGGTCGGTCCCCGAGACCGATGACGCACGGGGTAACGTCGCCATTGTCGCCCGCGCCTACTGA
- a CDS encoding SAM-dependent methyltransferase, which produces MTPTLVRQHLPHTGPATRVDLCARARDWSEIQERMFVPLYESVYERLEVGNGTRLLGLGCGSGLALLMAASRGAAVTGVEASSPQRLSLARERLLPESAPVRARADARLVTRLPETGTPAYTLVTAFEPIGCRAGDSEELGRTLAAALPSVGRGSPVVLVGWGPPERCATSAVLRVAARLADPLRVTGSWRPSLRDDLERVAQRTGLRPDGSGRVSCPFGYANMRSAVRGLLSTGLFDAAIAATGQEQVDKELAEALHPHQRRDGTIWMPNVFRYLIARTA; this is translated from the coding sequence ATGACACCTACACTCGTGCGGCAGCACCTGCCTCACACGGGTCCGGCGACCCGTGTGGACCTGTGCGCACGCGCGCGTGACTGGTCGGAGATCCAGGAGCGGATGTTCGTACCGCTCTACGAGTCCGTCTACGAGCGGCTGGAAGTGGGCAACGGCACGCGACTGCTCGGCCTCGGCTGCGGCTCGGGCCTGGCCCTGTTGATGGCGGCCTCGCGAGGCGCCGCCGTTACCGGTGTCGAGGCGTCGTCACCGCAGCGGCTGAGCCTGGCGCGGGAGCGTTTACTGCCCGAATCGGCGCCCGTACGCGCGCGTGCCGACGCCCGGCTCGTGACGAGACTCCCCGAGACGGGCACCCCCGCGTACACCCTGGTGACCGCGTTCGAGCCGATCGGCTGTCGCGCGGGCGACTCCGAGGAGCTCGGCAGGACGCTCGCGGCGGCGCTGCCGTCGGTCGGCCGGGGCTCGCCGGTGGTGCTGGTCGGCTGGGGTCCACCGGAGCGCTGCGCCACGTCGGCCGTACTGCGGGTCGCGGCCCGGCTCGCCGATCCGTTGCGCGTCACGGGCAGTTGGCGCCCCTCGCTCCGCGACGACCTGGAGAGGGTCGCCCAGCGGACGGGCCTGCGCCCGGACGGCTCCGGGCGGGTGTCCTGCCCGTTCGGGTACGCGAACATGCGCAGCGCCGTACGCGGGCTGCTGTCGACGGGGCTGTTCGACGCGGCGATCGCGGCGACCGGCCAGGAGCAGGTGGACAAGGAGCTGGCGGAGGCACTGCATCCGCATCAGCGGAGGGACGGGACGATATGGATGCCGAACGTCTTCCGGTACCTCATCGCCCGGACCGCGTGA
- the ffh gene encoding signal recognition particle protein → MFDTLSDRLSATFKNLRGKGRLSEADIDATAREIRIALLEADVALPVVRTFIKNVKERALGADVSKALNPAQQVLKIVNEELVTILGGETRRLRFAKQPPTVIMLAGLQGAGKTTLAGKLGKWLKDQGHSPLLVAADLQRPNAVNQLSVVAERAGVAVYAPEPGNGVGDPVKVAKDSMEFARTKVHDIVIVDTAGRLGIDAELMRQAADIRDAVSPDEILFVVDAMIGQDAVNTAEAFRDGVGFDGVVLSKLDGDARGGAALSIASVTGKPIMFASNGEKLDDFDAFHPDRMASRILDMGDLLTLIEQAEKTFSQEEAEAMASKLASKKGQDFTLDDFLAQMEQVRKMGSISKLLGMLPGMGQIKDQINNLDERDVDRTAAIIKSMTPAERHEPTIINGSRRARIAKGSGVEVSAVKGLVERFFEARKMMSRMAQGGGMPGMPGMPGMGGGPGRSRKQPKQAKGKQRSGNPMKRKQQEQEEAARRAAGAQGAPGGAFGLPGQQGAQDFELPDEFKKFMG, encoded by the coding sequence GTGTTCGATACTCTCTCCGACCGCTTGTCAGCGACTTTCAAGAACCTGCGCGGCAAGGGGCGCCTGAGCGAGGCGGACATCGACGCCACGGCCCGCGAGATCCGTATCGCGCTCCTCGAAGCCGACGTGGCCCTGCCGGTCGTGCGGACGTTCATCAAGAACGTCAAGGAGCGTGCCCTCGGGGCCGACGTCTCCAAGGCGCTGAACCCCGCCCAGCAGGTCCTCAAGATCGTCAACGAGGAACTCGTCACGATCCTCGGCGGCGAGACCCGGCGCCTCCGCTTCGCCAAGCAGCCCCCGACCGTGATCATGCTGGCCGGTCTCCAGGGTGCCGGTAAGACCACCCTCGCGGGCAAGCTGGGCAAGTGGCTCAAGGACCAGGGGCACTCGCCCCTCCTCGTCGCCGCCGACCTCCAGCGCCCCAACGCCGTCAACCAGCTCAGCGTCGTCGCCGAGCGCGCCGGGGTCGCGGTCTACGCGCCCGAGCCGGGCAACGGGGTCGGTGACCCGGTCAAGGTCGCCAAGGACTCCATGGAGTTCGCGAGGACCAAGGTCCACGACATCGTGATCGTGGACACCGCCGGCCGCCTCGGTATCGACGCCGAGCTGATGCGGCAGGCCGCGGACATCCGGGACGCGGTCTCGCCCGACGAGATCCTCTTCGTCGTCGACGCGATGATCGGCCAGGACGCCGTCAACACGGCCGAGGCCTTCCGGGACGGCGTCGGCTTCGACGGTGTCGTCCTGTCGAAGCTCGACGGTGACGCCCGTGGTGGTGCCGCGCTCTCCATCGCCTCGGTGACCGGCAAGCCGATCATGTTCGCGTCGAACGGCGAGAAGCTCGACGACTTCGACGCGTTCCACCCTGACCGGATGGCCTCCCGCATCCTCGACATGGGTGACCTGCTCACCCTGATCGAGCAGGCGGAGAAGACGTTCAGCCAGGAAGAAGCCGAGGCCATGGCCTCCAAGCTGGCGTCCAAGAAGGGCCAGGACTTCACCCTGGACGACTTCCTGGCCCAGATGGAGCAGGTCAGGAAGATGGGGTCGATCTCCAAACTCCTCGGCATGCTGCCCGGCATGGGGCAGATCAAGGACCAGATCAACAACCTCGACGAGCGCGATGTCGACCGTACGGCGGCCATCATCAAGTCGATGACCCCGGCCGAGCGTCATGAGCCGACGATCATCAACGGCTCGCGCCGCGCCCGTATCGCCAAGGGTTCCGGTGTCGAGGTCAGCGCGGTCAAGGGCCTGGTCGAGCGGTTCTTCGAGGCGCGCAAGATGATGTCCCGCATGGCCCAGGGCGGCGGTATGCCGGGGATGCCCGGGATGCCGGGCATGGGTGGCGGTCCCGGCCGCTCCAGGAAGCAGCCCAAGCAGGCCAAGGGCAAGCAGCGCTCCGGCAACCCGATGAAGCGCAAGCAGCAGGAGCAGGAGGAGGCCGCACGCCGGGCCGCCGGTGCCCAGGGTGCTCCGGGCGGCGCGTTCGGTCTGCCGGGCCAGCAGGGCGCGCAGGACTTCGAGCTGCCGGACGAGTTCAAGAAGTTCATGGGCTGA